Part of the Bacillus sp. N1-1 genome, ATCATCATTCTACTTCCCTCATTTCAAATGGGCTCATTAGTCTAATGATACCTTTTTTATTGGAATTGTCCAAGTAATACCAGGAAAAAAGAAGCTTAGTTCGGTCATGATAACAGTATGGAGGTGAAGACATTTGAAAAAACACATACTGCTTATCCTGCCACTTGCAATCGGAATTACGGCATGTCAGGGAGAAAATGCGACTGATTCCTTTGATCATGCAGATTTAACACCGGTCAAAACCGATCCTGAAGAGTACGGAATGAATACCGCAAACTCACAGGAAAAGGCCAAGAAAGGCGGATTTGGCTATATTCGCCACACACGAAATACAAACAACATGAATTCTCAAAAGCAACCTGAAAACATTGCTTACCTCGATCGTGATCGTATGTCTGATATGATCGGTTCAATGGCCATCGTGCTTCCTTATGTGAATGATGTGGCAACGCTAGTGACAGATGAAGAAGTGTTAATCGCCTATAAATCCACTTCGAAAGACCGTGATGCAACCGCTGATCAAGTTAAGAAAACAGCCCTCTCCGTTATCCCAAGGTATTACCATGTGTATGTTTCAGACGAAGAAGGAATGATTGCGGAAGTCGAACGGTACCAAAATGCCTCTGCGGCAACAGGTGATTTAGATAAAAGCATTGAAGATACCATTGCTAAAATGAAAAAAGCACCACAGGGCAAAAAAGTGAGTGATGGAGAGAATGAAAACGGTGAAATGAAAGGCGAAATGAATGAGGATTTAAACGATACAGGCGGAAAAGAAATGATCTCGAAGTAAAAAATCGGCCCTCAGCAGGCCGATTTTCTTTTATTTAAGTGT contains:
- a CDS encoding YhcN/YlaJ family sporulation lipoprotein encodes the protein MKKHILLILPLAIGITACQGENATDSFDHADLTPVKTDPEEYGMNTANSQEKAKKGGFGYIRHTRNTNNMNSQKQPENIAYLDRDRMSDMIGSMAIVLPYVNDVATLVTDEEVLIAYKSTSKDRDATADQVKKTALSVIPRYYHVYVSDEEGMIAEVERYQNASAATGDLDKSIEDTIAKMKKAPQGKKVSDGENENGEMKGEMNEDLNDTGGKEMISK